From the Methanobacterium spitsbergense genome, one window contains:
- a CDS encoding AAA family ATPase, producing the protein MKIAITGKGGVGKTTLSGTLACLFSQTYKVFAIDADPDMNLASSLGIHTKITPISKMRDLIKERTGAEPGSSFGEVFKINPRISDLPESLSINYDENGKLKLLVMGTVDKGGEGCVCPASVLLKALMRNLILKKDEMIILDMEAGVEHLGRKTAEAVDIMIIVVEPGLKSLETAERIKRLARDIGIKEIVCIVNKISSLDEDQFVRSKLEDLGIKIIGTIPRDPLVVKADMDGKALVDYPDSEALAAIKNISKNILEWNG; encoded by the coding sequence ATGAAAATTGCAATAACTGGAAAAGGAGGGGTTGGAAAAACAACCCTTTCGGGCACATTGGCATGTTTATTTTCACAGACTTATAAAGTATTCGCTATCGATGCAGACCCAGATATGAACCTGGCATCCAGCCTTGGAATACACACTAAAATAACCCCAATATCAAAGATGAGGGACCTTATAAAAGAAAGGACAGGTGCAGAACCTGGATCATCATTTGGAGAGGTTTTTAAGATAAATCCCAGGATATCTGACCTTCCGGAATCTCTTTCAATAAATTACGATGAAAATGGCAAGCTAAAGCTCCTTGTAATGGGTACAGTTGATAAAGGGGGAGAAGGGTGTGTATGTCCTGCTTCAGTACTTTTAAAGGCATTAATGCGGAATCTTATTCTTAAAAAAGATGAGATGATTATATTGGATATGGAAGCAGGAGTTGAACATCTCGGAAGAAAAACAGCGGAAGCTGTTGATATAATGATAATCGTTGTTGAACCTGGACTCAAATCACTTGAAACTGCTGAACGAATTAAAAGACTTGCAAGGGATATTGGTATAAAAGAGATAGTTTGTATAGTTAACAAGATTTCAAGTTTAGACGAAGACCAATTTGTAAGATCTAAGCTTGAAGATTTGGGAATTAAAATTATTGGAACCATACCCCGTGACCCATTAGTTGTTAAGGCAGATATGGATGGTAAAGCACTTGTTGATTATCCTGATTCTGAAGCACTGGCTGCTATAAAGAACATTAGTAAAAACATACTTGAATGGAATGGATAG
- a CDS encoding KEOPS complex subunit Pcc1 — protein sequence MNIKVIIKFKYKNEEIAEIAYKSLEPDNIGYINSSIHGNYFICSLNGDSIGTILATADDLVFCETMVEKISELRV from the coding sequence ATGAATATCAAAGTTATCATAAAATTCAAATATAAAAATGAAGAAATTGCAGAAATTGCCTATAAATCCCTGGAACCTGACAACATTGGATATATAAATTCTTCTATCCATGGTAATTATTTTATCTGTAGTTTAAATGGCGATTCAATAGGCACAATCCTTGCGACTGCTGATGATCTGGTTTTCTGCGAAACAATGGTTGAAAAGATTTCGGAATTAAGGGTATAA